The Exiguobacterium mexicanum genome includes a window with the following:
- a CDS encoding DNA-3-methyladenine glycosylase I, translated as MTEPIRCPWCGTDPTYVRYHDEEWGKPVHDDQKHFECLTLESAQAGLSWITILRKRDHYREAYANFDVETVAAFDETDVERLLVNPGIVRNRRKIEASINNAKRFIEIQLEFGTFDAYLWSFVDNTVINNQWAANDAIPATTELSHQISKDLKRRGFKFLGPTTVYAHLQATGLVNDHLTSCFAK; from the coding sequence ATGACCGAACCGATACGTTGCCCTTGGTGCGGCACAGACCCCACGTACGTCCGTTATCATGACGAGGAATGGGGCAAACCCGTCCACGACGATCAGAAGCACTTTGAATGTTTGACCCTTGAGAGCGCCCAGGCGGGACTCAGTTGGATCACCATTTTACGAAAGCGCGACCATTACCGGGAAGCCTACGCCAACTTCGACGTCGAGACCGTTGCTGCGTTCGACGAGACGGATGTTGAACGGTTGCTGGTCAATCCCGGTATCGTCCGGAACCGCCGGAAAATCGAGGCGTCAATCAATAATGCCAAGCGCTTCATCGAGATTCAACTAGAGTTCGGCACGTTCGATGCCTACCTCTGGTCGTTCGTCGACAATACGGTGATCAATAACCAATGGGCGGCCAATGACGCCATCCCCGCCACGACCGAACTGTCTCATCAGATCAGCAAGGATTTGAAACGGCGCGGGTTCAAATTTTTAGGACCGACGACCGTCTATGCCCATCTGCAGGCGACGGGACTCGTCAATGACCACCTGACCTCTTGCTTCGCTAAATAA
- a CDS encoding DedA family protein encodes MREWMIQVIEQFGYFGIAFMIFIENVFPPIPSEVVLLFGGFFAVKTDLNVPLVIFAATAGAILGAILLYGIGLYLDVEQIEKWTKKYGKWIRLDIADVRRADAWFDKYGGWMVFFGRLMPVVRSLISLPAGMSNMPFLKFLLLSTAGTVIWNTILIYIGIRVGENWESILRYLDVYSYAIYGLLAVGLIVFFIWRKKRKKKQSKQASSF; translated from the coding sequence ATGAGAGAGTGGATGATCCAGGTCATTGAACAGTTCGGTTATTTCGGTATCGCGTTCATGATCTTTATTGAAAATGTGTTCCCCCCGATTCCATCAGAGGTCGTGCTCTTGTTCGGTGGATTCTTTGCCGTGAAGACTGATTTGAACGTCCCGCTCGTCATTTTCGCTGCGACAGCCGGTGCCATTTTAGGAGCCATTTTGTTATACGGCATCGGTCTCTATCTTGATGTCGAACAGATTGAGAAGTGGACGAAGAAATACGGGAAATGGATTCGACTCGATATCGCGGACGTTCGACGGGCGGATGCTTGGTTCGACAAATATGGGGGCTGGATGGTGTTCTTTGGACGATTGATGCCCGTCGTCCGAAGCTTGATCTCGTTACCGGCAGGCATGTCGAATATGCCGTTTCTGAAGTTCTTGTTGCTCAGTACGGCCGGCACGGTCATTTGGAACACGATTCTCATTTATATCGGCATCCGTGTCGGTGAGAATTGGGAATCGATTTTACGATATTTAGATGTGTATTCGTACGCAATTTATGGATTATTAGCCGTCGGTCTGATTGTCTTTTTCATCTGGCGCAAGAAACGCAAGAAAAAACAGTCGAAACAAGCATCATCATTTTGA
- a CDS encoding cation:proton antiporter gives MVYGLSEILGAFIAGIILAGIHDVRPLKRLTVPVRDLFLPIFFISFGISINLDQGSSSMPSSSS, from the coding sequence ATGGTGTACGGCCTGTCCGAGATCCTCGGGGCATTCATCGCCGGAATCATCCTTGCGGGCATCCACGATGTGCGGCCGTTGAAACGATTGACGGTACCCGTTCGCGACTTGTTTTTGCCGATTTTCTTCATCTCGTTCGGGATCTCCATCAATCTCGATCAAGGGTCATCGTCAATGCCCTCTTCTTCGTCCTGA